The DNA sequence TCTCCATTGTTACTGTTCTTACTGTTTTGCTTCCTGTGCATCAATCTAGGTGGCCTTAGAGCTTCTAGATTCTCTTGGCACTGtgtcccattgccataggcatgttgagatcacagatgcatgcactgatttggggctggatttgtgtgggttctggaaaattgaactccagccagcactttgaaagcaagtggctttatctattgagccatcACATCCCATGTTCCGTATTTGATTTGTTACATCTTATATGTCTTTCCTTATTGAGAATGACTTTACCTTTTAGCCTTGAATGTACCTACCGTAACTCTTTTATACTCCTATTGGCTAATTATAATGTCCTTGTCCTCACCACTGGGTCTCTCTTACTAAATTACTGTTCTCCTGTAATGCATcatgtacttctttttttaattaaaaaaaaagttattttcaaggaaggaaaagagagaggagagagagaaaatgagaatgggtgcaccacagtctCTCAATaccaaaacaaactccagatgcatgcgtcatacagtgcatctgactttacatggaaattggagaattgaacctgggttgtcagcttttgtaggcaaatgtgttatcctctgagccttctctccaacctgcATAATGTACTCCTACTTCTTTGCAGATCTGGTTATATTTCTTGGACTCAGAATATTAGAATGCTTAAATCTTGAGTGATGGATTTGAACAACTTCTTTAAAAGAAATCCATTCCTTCCAGGTAGTTCTTTCAAGAATggctttaaaaatgcattaaagTAGCTGCAGGCAGTTCTATACAGAGCGGCCTAATACCATGGTTGATGCAATTCCTTTCTGAAGACAGTACCCAAATACATACCACTCACTCAGTGAGCTTGAATTATTCTACATCATCAAGagaggacaaaataaaaatacagcaacTTCCAACTATATGACTGTCCATCAACTCAAAAAAAAGCTTGTTAAGCACCTTCCATGTGCAGAGTGTTACCCTCAGCACCCCAGTCTTGTTTAATACAAGGTCCCCACCCTCAAGCATTAACAGTCACGCAACCCAATGTGTAGAGCGGCAGGCAGATGCAAATATCTAAGCCTgggctggtgggggaggggggaacaaACTTCAAGATCTCTAGATAAAGACTCAAATAGGAACCTTACGGCAGATGAGGATAAAGACTATTCCTCTTGGGAAACTCACTGTTTTCAAGGAGGTGATAGACAGTGAGGTGTCTGCGGAGGGGTGTGTTAGAGCTGAGAGGTGAAGTTGGAGTACATGCCAGGTGTGACGATGGCAGAGCACAGGGAACATCCAAGGAACAGTCAGGCTCCTTATTCTTTGAATGATGCTTTGATGCCTTCACTGgggtataaaatataaaatgtctttTACATAGATATACATGAGGCCTTGGAAAATAAGTTTGGGTAACTTGTAGTCTCCTCTAAGATGCTGATTGATTCAAATCAAACCGAGTCTAATGCTTTTCTTATTTACTTGGAAACAACCATCACAATAAGCAggaagttcaaaaatttcaaactcctaatttttttaaaaaagaaatattaatatcATTTTACTTCTATGCACTTCCATGAGGAATCCCCCCACCATAACACAACGCTCTCATCATGAATGACTCTGggccttttatttcttcctttggcaGCATTTTCGACCTTTGGAACTACAGGAACCTATCTGCTTCTCCCTTGGAAGGCAGCTGAGCACAGCACACCGGCCACCTCTGACTTTGCAGTAGAATTTTCTTAGGGAGTTGAAAAGGAATCCATCACCTGCAAGGAAAACAGAGAATGTTGTAGAATGAGAGTTCACTTTGGTACAGGTTACAAAGCTTTTGAAATTCCTCAAATAACCCATCTACTGAATGTCTTTTAtgcatttgtttacattttattttttaaatttcttttccccTTTGCTATGAAATTAAGAGTGAAGTTAAAGAAGGGCTAAAGTTAAGGGATATCTCTATGGACTACTGCTTGACCATGAACCCACAGTGGCCTTCCTGGAAGCGGGCACCACAGAGGTTCCCAGAACCTTGCAAGCAGCACTGTCCTTCTATTTCCAACCACTAAACTCAAGAGAATGGAAGTCTGTGCCTTATCTTTGTTATCAGACTAAATCAATCTTTTCTGTTAGAATTAAATTTTCATATCACCTTTTTCATGCCTCTAGGCATTCTAAGTGAAAATGTAGGGCAGAAAGGACAAGAAAGAGTCAAAACCCTGCTttaagttctttttgtttgtttgtttttgtatattttttcattttacttatttttattgaggattttaatacatgaacatatattttattgtattcccttcttctctctttgttcCTGTCCCACCACTCCAGTGAGCCCCCTTCTTTTCTAGTCCTTTTGTTttaatgtctcattctttttgttgtctcTCATGTGTATATCCTAGCTTGCTTTCAGTTCTTAATGATTATTGTCAGTTCAACAAACCTAACCCTCCTAAAAGACCAGAGAGGGACTAACTAAATTACATATCCTCAACCCTCCCACCTCTTACGTCCCAACCCATCTTACCTGGAACAGGAACCAAGAACAAGAAGAGCAATGCAAATAGGAGATAATGGATCCTCATAGCTGACTGCTTTCCAACCAGCTGAGACTGGGCCAGAAGGGGTGCTTGCTCACCTTTATAACAAGGTAATCCATGATTGCAATTCTTGTAATGTCACTATGATGACAGTATGACATATTTCCTGCCGTGTCTTTCCAGTGCCTCTCACCAAAGGGACACACCCACTCACCCAGGAGCTGGTGGATACAGCCAAGCTTGATAGTATGTGGGACTCTGCTGATGTCCTCTGGGTGCCAGTGCCTTGTCCAGGTCTAGCTCATGTCTGGCTATGGGTACAGATGGGCCTGATGTGAACAAGAGCTGTCTTGTTGCTGAGGGTAGCCCCAGGGCATTGAGCTTGGGACTGACTTGCTTTGAAGCTTTCTGCATCTCCCTAAAAGGCTATGACAGATCAAGACTCTTCATGGAATGAAACATATTCAGAACTGAAATACAGAACTAGATATTAGATTGTAAAGATAAAAGGAAACCGAGTTATATGGAAAGGTTTTTGCCTCAGGCCCTT is a window from the Jaculus jaculus isolate mJacJac1 chromosome 12, mJacJac1.mat.Y.cur, whole genome shotgun sequence genome containing:
- the LOC101616016 gene encoding beta-defensin 103A-like — encoded protein: MRIHYLLFALLFLFLVPVPGDGFLFNSLRKFYCKVRGGRCAVLSCLPREKQIGSCSSKGRKCCQRKK